Proteins encoded together in one Thermophilibacter immobilis window:
- a CDS encoding ECF transporter S component, whose translation MAIPPHAQHDTHATTRRGGWPTRRISVTALLCALSFIMTFVEIPIFPPAPWLEYDPSGIVAFVAALAFGPGTGAIVVVLPWVLKTLFSFNVWGHLMAIVANLALILPAALVARRVRGTRGLVVGMVVGGLVSLVASILCNLVVTPLYTAVGIADVIAMIVPILLPFNLIKIILNCVVTGLVQRPLSQALSA comes from the coding sequence ATGGCCATCCCCCCACATGCGCAACACGACACCCACGCGACCACGCGTCGAGGTGGCTGGCCCACGCGGCGCATCTCCGTGACGGCGCTGCTCTGCGCGCTCTCGTTCATCATGACCTTCGTGGAGATTCCCATCTTCCCGCCTGCCCCGTGGCTCGAGTACGACCCCTCGGGCATCGTGGCGTTCGTGGCCGCCCTCGCCTTTGGGCCAGGCACGGGAGCTATCGTCGTCGTGCTCCCCTGGGTGCTCAAGACCCTCTTCTCGTTTAACGTCTGGGGCCACCTCATGGCCATCGTCGCCAATCTCGCGCTCATCCTTCCGGCCGCGCTCGTGGCGCGCCGCGTCCGGGGCACGCGCGGCCTCGTAGTGGGCATGGTCGTGGGCGGCCTGGTCTCACTCGTGGCCTCCATCCTGTGCAACCTCGTCGTAACGCCCCTCTACACGGCGGTCGGCATCGCCGACGTCATCGCCATGATCGTGCCTATCCTGCTTCCCTTCAACCTGATAAAGATCATCCTCAACTGCGTGGTCACGGGCCTCGTCCAGCGGCCCCTCTCCCAGGCCCTCTCCGCCTAG
- a CDS encoding energy-coupling factor transporter transmembrane component T family protein, with amino-acid sequence MALRIEVGQYYAASSPLHALDARAKLCCALPVLVGLFCISNPAQLVAGAAFTALLLALARIPAGRILASTRPLLAVLALLSLFNLVFVRTGEVVVALGPLALTSGGVWAAVLYTTRFALALFVGSLVLLTTTPTQLSDAFDRMLSPLSRLGLPGHEIAMVFSLMLRFVPTLADEASAIIEAQSLRGGAFDEGGVIQRVRSIVPVVVALLASGLRHAEGLSRALDARCYEGGVGRTHLHEQRLRTRDAVAALTSAAFLCALVALG; translated from the coding sequence GTGGCCCTGCGCATAGAGGTCGGCCAGTACTACGCCGCCAGCTCCCCCCTGCACGCGCTCGATGCCCGCGCCAAGCTCTGCTGCGCGCTTCCCGTCCTGGTCGGTCTCTTCTGCATCTCCAACCCCGCGCAGCTCGTGGCCGGCGCCGCCTTCACCGCCCTCTTGCTCGCGCTCGCGCGCATCCCCGCCGGCCGCATCCTGGCCTCGACGCGTCCCCTGCTCGCGGTGCTCGCCCTGCTCTCCCTCTTCAACCTCGTCTTCGTGCGCACCGGCGAGGTGGTGGTCGCGCTCGGCCCCCTCGCGCTCACCTCGGGGGGCGTGTGGGCCGCCGTCCTGTACACGACGCGCTTTGCCCTCGCCCTCTTCGTGGGCTCGCTCGTCTTGCTCACGACCACGCCCACGCAGCTCTCCGACGCCTTTGACCGCATGCTCTCTCCCCTGTCGCGCCTGGGCCTGCCCGGCCACGAGATCGCGATGGTCTTCTCGCTCATGCTGCGCTTCGTGCCCACGCTCGCCGACGAGGCCTCGGCGATCATCGAGGCGCAGTCGCTGCGCGGCGGCGCCTTTGACGAGGGGGGCGTCATCCAGCGCGTCCGCTCGATCGTGCCCGTGGTCGTGGCCCTGCTCGCAAGTGGGCTGCGCCACGCCGAGGGGCTCTCGCGCGCGCTTGACGCCCGCTGCTACGAGGGCGGGGTCGGGCGCACCCACCTCCACGAGCAGCGCCTGCGGACGCGCGACGCCGTAGCCGCCCTCACCAGCGCCGCGTTTCTCTGCGCCCTGGTCGCGCTCGGCTAG
- a CDS encoding ABC transporter ATP-binding protein: MAAAAPLRLSQVRLVYGGDHVALNDVSLEVARGERLCVLGANGSGKSTLASVICGLLAPDEGDVELVDEHVCTGGTPDLEAYRRARRSLGLVFQNPDDQIVTSIVEDDVAFGPENLGLPRDQIAARVARELHRVALDDYAQADPTRLSGGQKQRVAIAGALAMEPAVLVLDEPASLLDVRGRRSILHVMGRLSQAGTTLVHVTHYMDEALAADRVIVLDHGRVALAGTPAEVFSAGGARLADLGLEMPFAAALSSRLVDAGLRVHRTVDEAVLADEVAAKVLAHGGGLLRAKKAATAAKATPTAPVAAPVICVERASFSYGPRAHVLDDVSLEVTAGTSTAVVGQTGSGKSTLLRLLCGLETPDAGRVSVCGIDTATRRGRREVRGIVGYVMQHPERQLFAETVEKDVSFGPHNLRLSPEEVSRRTAEALELVGLSDRRDASPFTLSGGQRRLCALAGILAMKPRMLILDEPTAGLDPRGRALLRSVLARLRDEGTTLVQVTHSMEDAARADRVIVLNQSRVLMAGTPAEVFSAEGAERLTSAGLGVPRSLRFAGELARRGVTGLGRPLTTAALVDALAEGGSSWPCA, translated from the coding sequence GTGGCCGCAGCTGCCCCCCTCAGGCTCTCCCAGGTGCGCCTCGTCTACGGAGGCGACCACGTCGCCCTCAATGACGTCTCCCTCGAGGTGGCGCGCGGCGAGCGCCTCTGCGTCCTGGGGGCAAACGGCTCGGGCAAGTCTACCCTCGCCTCCGTGATCTGCGGCCTTTTGGCTCCCGACGAGGGCGACGTCGAGCTCGTCGACGAGCACGTCTGCACGGGTGGCACGCCTGACCTCGAGGCCTACCGACGCGCCCGGCGCTCGCTCGGCCTCGTGTTCCAGAACCCCGACGACCAGATCGTCACGAGCATTGTCGAGGACGACGTGGCCTTTGGTCCCGAGAACCTCGGTCTGCCCCGCGACCAGATCGCCGCGCGCGTGGCGCGTGAGCTGCATCGCGTCGCGCTCGACGACTACGCCCAGGCCGATCCCACGCGTCTTTCGGGCGGCCAGAAGCAGCGCGTGGCCATTGCGGGCGCGCTCGCCATGGAGCCCGCCGTGCTCGTGCTCGACGAGCCCGCCTCGCTCCTGGACGTGCGCGGGCGCCGGTCCATTCTGCACGTGATGGGGCGCCTTTCCCAGGCGGGCACGACGCTCGTGCACGTGACTCACTACATGGACGAGGCCCTGGCTGCCGACCGCGTCATCGTACTCGACCACGGGCGTGTGGCGCTTGCGGGCACGCCAGCCGAGGTCTTCTCGGCGGGCGGGGCGCGCCTGGCTGACCTGGGGCTCGAGATGCCCTTTGCGGCCGCGCTCTCGTCACGACTCGTCGACGCGGGGCTGCGGGTGCACAGGACCGTGGACGAGGCCGTCCTCGCCGACGAGGTCGCCGCGAAGGTTCTCGCGCACGGGGGGGGACTGCTCCGGGCCAAGAAGGCCGCGACCGCGGCGAAGGCGACTCCCACAGCACCCGTCGCCGCGCCCGTCATCTGCGTCGAGCGCGCGAGCTTCTCGTACGGCCCGCGCGCACACGTACTCGACGACGTCTCGCTCGAGGTCACCGCCGGCACCTCCACGGCCGTCGTGGGCCAGACCGGATCGGGCAAGTCGACGCTCCTACGGCTACTCTGCGGTCTCGAGACGCCGGACGCCGGGCGCGTCAGCGTCTGCGGAATCGACACCGCGACCCGTCGCGGGCGCAGGGAGGTCAGGGGCATCGTGGGCTACGTGATGCAGCACCCCGAGCGCCAGCTCTTTGCCGAGACGGTCGAGAAGGACGTCTCCTTTGGTCCCCACAACCTGCGTCTTTCTCCCGAGGAGGTGAGCCGGCGCACCGCCGAGGCCCTCGAGCTCGTGGGGCTCTCCGACCGGCGCGACGCCTCGCCGTTCACGCTCTCCGGCGGGCAGCGCCGCCTCTGCGCGCTCGCGGGCATCCTCGCCATGAAGCCTCGCATGCTCATCCTCGACGAACCCACCGCAGGCCTTGACCCCCGCGGGCGGGCGCTCCTGCGCTCGGTCCTCGCGCGTCTGCGCGATGAGGGCACCACGCTCGTCCAGGTCACCCACTCGATGGAGGACGCGGCCCGCGCCGACCGCGTCATCGTGCTCAACCAGTCGCGCGTGCTCATGGCGGGCACCCCCGCCGAGGTCTTCTCGGCCGAGGGAGCCGAGAGGCTCACCAGCGCCGGTCTGGGCGTGCCGCGCTCGCTGCGCTTTGCCGGAGAGCTCGCGCGACGCGGGGTCACCGGCCTTGGGCGCCCCCTGACCACGGCGGCCCTCGTGGACGCGCTCGCGGAAGGGGGATCCTCGTGGCCCTGCGCATAG
- the murB gene encoding UDP-N-acetylmuramate dehydrogenase codes for MSESDIPLAWTLRSIVGEENVLVDEPMSGHTTFRVGGPADLLVTPDDFDEVRDVLHACEDAGVERFVLGRGSDLLVSDEGYRGVIVALTEGLVGVAVEGTQMCCQAGVDLREASEMACELGLSGLEFACGIPGSVGGACFMNAGAYGGCVADVLKCVRVLMPDGTQETIDVCDLNLGYRQSRVHDEGLVVLSATFALTRGDTEKIRATTDDLMRRREEKQPLELPSAGSTFKRPEGHYAGKLIHDAGLMGYQVGGAAVSKKHAGFVVNVGGATAADVRAVIGHVQEEVERQFGVRLETEVRFLG; via the coding sequence ATGTCCGAGAGCGACATACCTCTTGCCTGGACCCTGCGTTCCATCGTGGGCGAGGAGAACGTGCTCGTAGACGAGCCCATGAGCGGGCACACCACCTTTCGCGTGGGCGGCCCCGCCGACCTTTTGGTGACTCCGGATGACTTCGATGAGGTCCGCGACGTGCTGCATGCCTGCGAGGACGCGGGTGTGGAGCGCTTCGTACTGGGGCGCGGCTCGGACCTCCTGGTCTCCGACGAGGGGTATCGCGGCGTCATCGTAGCCCTGACCGAGGGCCTCGTGGGCGTTGCCGTCGAGGGAACGCAGATGTGCTGCCAGGCGGGCGTCGACCTGCGCGAGGCCTCCGAGATGGCCTGCGAGCTGGGGCTCTCCGGACTTGAGTTCGCCTGCGGCATTCCGGGGTCCGTGGGTGGGGCGTGCTTCATGAACGCGGGTGCCTACGGCGGCTGCGTCGCGGACGTGCTCAAGTGCGTGCGCGTGCTCATGCCGGACGGTACCCAGGAAACCATTGACGTCTGCGACCTGAACCTGGGCTACCGGCAGAGCCGCGTGCACGACGAGGGGCTCGTGGTGCTCTCGGCCACGTTTGCCCTGACGCGCGGAGACACCGAGAAGATTCGCGCCACTACGGACGATCTCATGCGCCGGCGCGAGGAGAAGCAGCCGCTCGAGCTTCCGAGCGCCGGCTCCACCTTTAAGCGTCCCGAGGGCCACTACGCGGGCAAGCTCATCCACGACGCGGGCCTCATGGGCTACCAGGTGGGCGGCGCTGCGGTCTCGAAGAAGCACGCGGGCTTCGTGGTCAACGTGGGCGGCGCAACGGCGGCTGACGTGCGCGCCGTGATCGGACACGTCCAAGAAGAGGTCGAGCGCCAGTTTGGCGTGCGGCTTGAGACCGAGGTGCGGTTTCTGGGGTAA
- a CDS encoding DMT family transporter has protein sequence MSTTPGVLAACTVSCLLWGSAFPCVKIGYELFGIQSSDLASLIAFAGARFLLAGVMVIVGTSMAGGHALVPKRRDWHAIGALAFFQTIAQYSLFYIGLSRTSGVTSSIIEASNSLLCVLLAAIVFRTERLTSRKVLGCAVGFAGVILVNIVGAPGAGLSFSLGGEGLVLLSTVCAAVSSNLAKGFSADHDPVLLSGWQFALAGAVMLACGLGLGGHVAPVDPARPLPAVALFVYLGFISAAAYSLWTITLACNPVSRVAVFGFINPVAGVILSALLLGEAHVLDPVVAAIALVMVSAGIVIVNRAPQRPAKKLSASLEARHTMAAPHEA, from the coding sequence TTGTCGACAACACCGGGCGTGCTGGCCGCGTGCACAGTGAGCTGCCTTTTGTGGGGATCGGCCTTCCCCTGCGTAAAAATCGGCTACGAGCTGTTTGGAATCCAATCGTCTGACCTCGCGTCGCTCATCGCGTTCGCGGGGGCGCGCTTCCTGTTAGCGGGCGTCATGGTAATCGTGGGCACGAGCATGGCAGGCGGACACGCCCTCGTACCCAAAAGGCGCGACTGGCACGCCATCGGCGCACTCGCCTTCTTCCAGACCATCGCGCAGTACAGCCTGTTCTACATCGGCCTCTCGCGCACCTCGGGGGTAACGAGCTCGATCATAGAGGCGAGCAACTCGCTGCTCTGCGTCCTTCTCGCCGCCATCGTGTTTCGCACGGAGCGCCTCACGAGCCGCAAGGTCCTGGGCTGCGCCGTTGGCTTCGCCGGAGTGATACTGGTCAACATCGTGGGCGCGCCGGGGGCGGGTCTGTCCTTCTCGCTGGGCGGCGAGGGCCTCGTGCTGCTCTCCACGGTCTGCGCGGCAGTCTCGAGCAACCTGGCCAAGGGTTTCTCGGCTGACCATGACCCCGTGCTCCTGAGCGGCTGGCAGTTCGCCCTGGCGGGCGCCGTCATGCTGGCCTGTGGCCTGGGACTTGGCGGACACGTGGCTCCCGTCGACCCCGCACGCCCCCTGCCCGCCGTGGCACTCTTTGTCTACCTGGGATTCATTTCGGCGGCGGCCTACTCGCTGTGGACCATAACGCTCGCCTGCAACCCCGTCTCGCGCGTGGCGGTCTTTGGGTTCATCAACCCCGTCGCCGGCGTCATCCTCTCCGCGCTTCTGCTGGGCGAGGCCCACGTGCTCGATCCCGTCGTGGCTGCGATTGCCCTCGTCATGGTGAGCGCGGGCATCGTCATCGTGAACCGCGCGCCCCAGCGGCCTGCGAAGAAGCTTTCCGCGTCCCTCGAGGCACGTCATACCATGGCCGCCCCGCACGAGGCATAG
- a CDS encoding PFL family protein: MDITPQEVAETLSMVSEQNLDLRTITMGISLAGCADEDMGRLCDKVYDHITHTAEHLVKTTNDLESEYGIPIANRRVSVTPVAQIAACCPDEDLSPIARAMDRAAQALGIDFMGGFSALVQKGIGATDRKLIASIPDALAGTQRVCSSLNVASTRAGINMDAVLLAAQTILECARRTQDIDCYGAAKFVVFANMVEDSPFMAGAVHGSGEADAVINVGVSGPGVMAAALSELPESASLMDVAEKIKQTAFKITRAGELMSREAARRLGVEKGIVDLSLAPTPAAGDSVAKILEIIGVGECGGPGTTCALALLNDAVKKGGVMASSSVGGLSGAFIPVSEDAGMIRAAVDGALSIEKLEAMTSVCSVGLDMIAVPGDTSVETIAGVIADEMAIGVINTKTTAVRLIPAIGRESGDVLEFGGLFGSAPVMPISSFAGTVLAHRGGRFPAPLNSLKN; this comes from the coding sequence GTGGACATCACCCCGCAGGAAGTTGCCGAGACCCTGTCCATGGTCTCGGAGCAGAACCTCGACCTTCGCACGATCACGATGGGTATCTCGCTCGCAGGTTGCGCCGACGAGGACATGGGACGCCTCTGCGACAAGGTCTATGACCACATTACGCATACGGCTGAGCACCTCGTGAAAACGACCAACGACCTCGAGAGCGAGTACGGCATACCCATCGCCAACAGGCGCGTCTCGGTGACGCCCGTCGCCCAGATTGCGGCCTGCTGTCCTGACGAGGACCTCTCACCCATCGCGCGTGCCATGGACCGCGCCGCCCAGGCCCTGGGCATCGACTTCATGGGCGGCTTCTCCGCGCTCGTGCAGAAGGGCATCGGCGCCACCGACCGCAAGCTCATCGCCTCCATCCCCGACGCCCTCGCCGGCACCCAGCGCGTCTGCTCGTCGCTCAACGTCGCCTCCACGCGCGCGGGCATCAACATGGACGCCGTCTTGCTCGCCGCCCAAACCATCCTCGAGTGCGCCCGACGCACGCAGGACATCGACTGCTACGGTGCGGCCAAGTTCGTGGTCTTTGCCAACATGGTCGAGGACTCGCCCTTCATGGCAGGGGCCGTCCACGGCTCGGGGGAGGCCGACGCGGTCATCAACGTGGGCGTCTCAGGTCCCGGCGTCATGGCGGCGGCCCTCTCCGAGCTGCCGGAATCCGCAAGCCTCATGGACGTCGCCGAGAAAATCAAGCAGACCGCCTTCAAGATCACGCGCGCCGGCGAGCTCATGAGCCGCGAGGCCGCACGGCGCCTGGGCGTCGAGAAGGGCATCGTGGACCTGTCGCTCGCCCCGACGCCGGCGGCAGGAGACTCGGTTGCCAAGATCCTGGAGATCATCGGCGTCGGCGAGTGCGGCGGACCGGGCACCACCTGTGCCTTGGCTCTGCTCAACGATGCCGTCAAGAAGGGCGGCGTCATGGCGAGCTCGTCGGTGGGGGGCCTCTCAGGCGCCTTCATCCCCGTGTCCGAGGACGCCGGCATGATTCGCGCGGCCGTGGACGGCGCCCTCTCCATCGAGAAGCTCGAGGCCATGACCAGCGTGTGCTCGGTGGGTCTGGACATGATTGCCGTGCCGGGAGACACCTCGGTCGAGACCATCGCCGGCGTCATTGCCGACGAGATGGCCATCGGCGTGATCAACACCAAGACCACCGCCGTGCGCCTCATCCCTGCCATTGGACGCGAGTCCGGTGACGTGCTCGAGTTCGGAGGCCTCTTTGGCTCTGCCCCGGTCATGCCCATCAGCAGCTTTGCCGGCACTGTGCTGGCCCACCGCGGTGGACGCTTCCCCGCACCGCTCAACTCACTGAAAAACTAG
- a CDS encoding phosphoribosylformylglycinamidine synthase, with the protein MVSRIYVEKKPGFDGEARTLERELTGLLGISALTNVRIINRYDVEGISSELFETCVPTVFSEPQTDDVSPQIPEVVGATVFAVEFLPGQFDQRADSASECIQLISQGERPLVRSARVYVLEGPLSEADVASVKRYVINPVEAREASLEPRATLSARHLEPEPVETLDAFSALDAAALAAFIERRGLAMDLADLQFCQTYFAGEHRDPTITEIKMIDTYWSDHCRHTTFGTALEHVQFDDQVVAAAFDRYLQMRHELGRDHKPVCLMDMGTIGAKWLAHTGQLTGLDESEEINACTVKVTVDVDGRDEDWLFLFKNETHNHPTEIEPFGGAATCIGGAIRDPLSGRSYVYQAMRVTGAADPTLPVSQTLPGKLPQRKLVTTAATGYSSYGNQIGLATGQVAELYHPGYVAKRMEIGAVVAATPASHVRRERPAPGDVIVLLGGRTGRDGIGGATGSSKAHKVESLEKDGAEVQKGNAPVERKLQRLFRREDACRLIKRCNDFGAGGVSVAIGELADGLDIDLDLVPKKYEDLDGTELAISESQERMAVALAPADVDEFLGYAREENLEATAVATVTAAPRLRMSWNGATIVDVSREFLASNGAPKSTSVHVSAPREFSRTWVGDTVAQKMRSLVCDLNVASHKGLSERFDSTIGAATVLMPFGGRTQLTPTMAMVAKLPVDGETTTCSGMAWGFNPYLMSANPYTGAYLSVVESVCRMVATGFAHEDLYLTFQEYFEKLRDDPYRWGKPTAALLGALMAQVDLGIGAIGGKDSMSGSFEDLDVPPTLVSFATGLARVDRMVSPEFKGTGHRVLVVVPDYAADGLTPDSDALLATFSLVEDMIARGDALSVSTVGYGGAAEAVFKMCVGNLLGLEVAPAFGAQALFCPSYGSFLVELSDDAALPEVARNVALSQFGTTTQAYELVVDEERIDLCKLQEAWEGALEPVFPYRAPGEKVERVSFDLTAQGATRPTPVLHVAHPRVVIPVFPGTNCEYDTARAFERVGAEPHVLVINNLTPTSVAESTHELARLIGQSQIVMLPGGFSGGDEPDGSAKFITAFFRAPEITEAVRDLLQSRDGLMLGICNGFQALVKLGLVPSGDIRPMDETCPTLTFNTIGRHQSRLVRTRVASNLSPWLSRCEVGDVHNVAISHGEGRFVASPELVARLAARGQIATQYVDENGQPGMALDVNPNGSVLAIEAVTSPDGRVLGKMGHSERSGRGLYQNVPGNSYQPLIEGGVDYFTA; encoded by the coding sequence ATGGTCTCTCGCATCTACGTGGAGAAGAAGCCCGGATTCGATGGAGAGGCCAGGACGCTCGAGCGCGAGCTCACGGGGCTCCTTGGCATCAGCGCCCTCACCAACGTGCGCATCATCAATCGCTATGACGTTGAGGGCATCTCTTCCGAGCTCTTCGAGACCTGCGTGCCCACGGTCTTCTCAGAGCCGCAGACCGACGACGTCAGCCCCCAGATTCCCGAGGTCGTAGGCGCCACGGTCTTTGCCGTGGAGTTTCTCCCCGGCCAGTTCGACCAGCGCGCCGACTCCGCGAGCGAGTGCATCCAGCTCATAAGCCAGGGAGAGCGGCCCCTCGTACGCTCCGCCAGGGTCTACGTGCTCGAGGGCCCCCTGAGCGAGGCCGACGTCGCGTCCGTCAAGCGCTACGTGATCAACCCCGTCGAGGCCCGCGAAGCCTCGCTCGAGCCGCGCGCCACCCTGTCCGCGCGCCATCTTGAGCCCGAGCCGGTGGAGACCCTCGACGCCTTCTCCGCGCTCGATGCGGCCGCCCTGGCCGCCTTCATCGAGAGGCGCGGGCTGGCCATGGACCTCGCCGACCTCCAGTTCTGCCAGACGTACTTTGCCGGCGAGCACCGCGACCCCACGATCACCGAGATCAAGATGATCGACACCTACTGGTCCGACCACTGCCGCCACACCACCTTTGGCACGGCGCTCGAGCACGTCCAGTTCGACGACCAGGTCGTGGCTGCCGCGTTCGACCGCTACCTGCAGATGCGCCACGAGCTCGGCCGCGACCACAAGCCCGTCTGCCTCATGGACATGGGCACGATCGGCGCCAAGTGGCTCGCCCACACCGGGCAGCTCACCGGCCTCGACGAGTCCGAGGAGATAAACGCCTGCACCGTCAAGGTCACGGTGGACGTAGATGGACGCGACGAGGACTGGCTCTTCCTCTTCAAGAACGAGACCCACAACCACCCGACGGAGATCGAGCCCTTCGGCGGCGCGGCAACCTGCATCGGCGGGGCCATCCGCGACCCGCTCTCGGGGCGCTCCTACGTCTACCAGGCCATGCGCGTGACCGGCGCGGCCGACCCCACGCTCCCCGTGTCTCAGACGCTCCCAGGCAAGCTCCCGCAGCGCAAGCTCGTGACCACCGCCGCAACCGGCTACTCAAGCTACGGCAACCAGATCGGCCTGGCAACCGGGCAGGTCGCGGAGCTCTACCACCCCGGCTACGTGGCTAAGCGCATGGAGATCGGCGCCGTCGTAGCCGCCACGCCGGCCTCGCACGTGCGCCGCGAGCGCCCCGCCCCCGGCGACGTGATCGTGCTTCTCGGCGGGCGCACCGGCCGCGACGGCATCGGCGGCGCCACGGGCTCATCCAAGGCCCACAAGGTCGAGTCCCTCGAGAAGGACGGCGCCGAGGTCCAGAAGGGCAACGCCCCCGTCGAGCGCAAGCTCCAGCGCCTCTTTCGCCGCGAGGATGCCTGCCGCCTCATCAAGCGCTGCAACGACTTCGGCGCGGGCGGCGTAAGCGTGGCCATCGGCGAGCTGGCCGACGGCCTGGACATCGACCTCGACCTCGTCCCCAAGAAGTACGAGGACCTGGACGGCACCGAGCTCGCCATCTCCGAGAGCCAGGAGCGCATGGCCGTGGCCCTGGCCCCCGCAGACGTCGACGAGTTTCTGGGCTACGCCCGCGAGGAGAACCTCGAGGCCACCGCGGTGGCCACCGTCACGGCCGCGCCGCGCCTGCGCATGAGCTGGAACGGCGCCACGATCGTGGACGTGAGCCGGGAGTTCCTGGCCTCCAATGGGGCCCCCAAGTCCACCTCCGTGCACGTGAGCGCACCCCGGGAGTTCTCGCGCACCTGGGTGGGCGACACGGTCGCACAGAAGATGCGCTCCTTGGTCTGCGACCTCAACGTGGCCTCCCACAAGGGACTCTCCGAGCGCTTCGACTCCACCATCGGCGCTGCCACGGTCCTCATGCCCTTCGGCGGGCGCACGCAGCTCACGCCTACCATGGCCATGGTCGCCAAGCTCCCCGTGGACGGCGAGACCACCACCTGCTCCGGCATGGCCTGGGGCTTCAACCCCTACCTCATGAGCGCCAACCCGTACACGGGCGCCTACCTGAGCGTCGTCGAATCCGTCTGCCGCATGGTGGCAACCGGCTTTGCTCACGAGGACCTCTACCTCACGTTCCAGGAGTACTTCGAGAAGCTTCGCGACGACCCCTATCGCTGGGGTAAGCCCACCGCAGCCCTTCTCGGCGCCCTCATGGCCCAGGTCGACCTGGGCATCGGCGCCATCGGCGGCAAGGACTCCATGTCCGGCAGCTTCGAGGACCTCGACGTGCCTCCCACCCTCGTCTCGTTTGCCACGGGGCTCGCGCGCGTGGACCGCATGGTCTCCCCCGAGTTCAAGGGCACGGGCCATCGCGTGCTGGTCGTGGTGCCCGACTACGCCGCAGACGGCCTCACGCCCGACTCCGATGCGCTTCTGGCCACGTTCTCGCTGGTCGAGGACATGATCGCGCGCGGCGATGCGCTGAGCGTCTCCACGGTCGGCTACGGCGGGGCCGCCGAGGCCGTGTTCAAGATGTGTGTGGGCAACCTCCTGGGCCTGGAGGTGGCTCCTGCCTTTGGCGCGCAGGCCCTCTTCTGTCCCTCCTACGGCAGCTTTCTCGTGGAGCTCTCCGACGACGCCGCGCTGCCCGAGGTCGCCCGCAACGTCGCGCTCTCCCAATTTGGCACCACGACCCAGGCCTACGAGCTCGTGGTCGACGAGGAGCGCATCGACCTTTGTAAGCTGCAGGAGGCCTGGGAGGGCGCCCTGGAGCCGGTCTTCCCGTACCGAGCGCCTGGCGAGAAGGTCGAGCGCGTCTCGTTTGACCTCACGGCGCAGGGGGCCACGCGTCCCACGCCCGTCCTTCACGTGGCGCATCCGCGCGTGGTGATCCCGGTCTTCCCCGGCACCAACTGTGAATACGACACCGCCCGAGCCTTCGAGCGCGTCGGTGCCGAGCCCCACGTGCTCGTGATCAACAACCTCACGCCCACGAGCGTCGCCGAGAGCACCCATGAGCTCGCGCGCCTGATCGGCCAGAGCCAGATCGTCATGCTCCCCGGGGGCTTCTCCGGCGGAGACGAGCCCGACGGCTCCGCCAAGTTCATCACCGCGTTCTTCCGCGCCCCCGAGATCACCGAGGCCGTGCGCGACCTCCTGCAGAGCCGCGACGGCCTCATGCTGGGCATCTGCAACGGCTTCCAGGCGCTCGTCAAGCTCGGCCTGGTCCCCTCTGGCGACATCCGCCCGATGGACGAGACCTGCCCCACGCTGACGTTTAACACCATCGGCCGCCACCAGAGCCGTCTGGTGCGCACCCGCGTGGCCTCGAACCTCTCGCCCTGGCTCTCTCGCTGCGAGGTCGGTGACGTCCACAACGTGGCGATATCCCACGGCGAGGGTCGCTTCGTGGCATCTCCTGAGCTCGTGGCAAGGCTCGCCGCCAGGGGGCAGATCGCCACGCAGTACGTGGACGAAAACGGCCAGCCCGGCATGGCGCTCGACGTCAACCCCAATGGCTCGGTCCTGGCCATCGAGGCCGTCACGAGCCCCGACGGGCGCGTGCTCGGCAAGATGGGCCACAGCGAGCGCAGCGGACGCGGGCTCTACCAGAACGTGCCCGGCAACTCCTACCAGCCCCTCATCGAGGGCGGCGTGGACTACTTCACGGCGTAG